From the Engraulis encrasicolus isolate BLACKSEA-1 chromosome 18, IST_EnEncr_1.0, whole genome shotgun sequence genome, the window GCTTGGGTCTCTGCACTCTCCTCACTGCTGGTCTGGTCTAGCTCTATCACTTCTGACTGGACCTCCTGCttgtccttttttttcttcttctttttcttcttctctgccgAGATGTTCTCTGCTGCTTCAGAGTTCTCCTGCTCAGGTGGCGGTGTGATGCACTCCGGTGTCACAaccaccacatcctcctcctcctcctctttctcagccttgtttttctttttctttttcctcttcctctccgagGAGGAAGTGGAATCTTGCTCTGTGGCGTCTTCCACCACTACTACCTCCGGGACACCCTCAGCAGCTTCATTGCCTCCTTCCTGTTCCgtttcctgttcctcctcctccttcctgctcttcttctttttcttcttcttcttcttctccggcTGCTGTTCACTGTCGCTGATGTTGGGGCTGTCTGCCGGGGTCTCAGAGGCGGATGGCGTGGGCGCAGGGCTGGGGCTGCTGGGAGTGTTTTGTCCGCCCGTCCCGTTGGCCTGTGcccatgctcctcctcctcctcctcctcctgctccaccacCACGGGCCTTCTTCAGTTGCGCCATGCGCTGGGCGAAATACTCCTGCATGGTCAAAGTGCTGGTCACCGTGTTGGATTCTGGCtcctcagccatcttggattctgcCGTGTCGTTGTTGCCGTCgttcttcttctccacctcctccttggaGTCTGGGCCACTGTCATcctgaagattaaaaaaaagagaaactttgtgagaaaaatgcaaaaaaaagagtgtgtgtgtgaatgcatacatATACAATATTAGTGCAATTACTGTTTCGGGCATCTTTACTGCATGCTGTTCTCAGCAGCCCAATTGTTACAACAAGATGCATTATGATTGCATGTTGACTGAAACAATCCATTTCCTTTACACCGTGCACTGAGAAATCCGGCATGATGCCACTTGTGGTGACGTTCAacacacagtaaat encodes:
- the pinx1 gene encoding PIN2/TERF1-interacting telomerase inhibitor 1, which translates into the protein MSMLAEPRKKQKWSVDPRNSAWSKDDSKFGQKMLERMGWSKGKGLGKTEQGETEHIKVKVKNNSLGLGTSTSNEDNWIAHQDDFNQLLAELNNCHGQNTTSEAVQEEKQDSFSLEEKSKSSRKRVHYMKFTKGKDLSSRSETDLACIFGKRSKPSRDQDEDDSGPDSKEEVEKKNDGNNDTAESKMAEEPESNTVTSTLTMQEYFAQRMAQLKKARGGGAGGGGGGGAWAQANGTGGQNTPSSPSPAPTPSASETPADSPNISDSEQQPEKKKKKKKKKSRKEEEEQETEQEGGNEAAEGVPEVVVVEDATEQDSTSSSERKRKKKKKNKAEKEEEEEDVVVVTPECITPPPEQENSEAAENISAEKKKKKKKKKDKQEVQSEVIELDQTSSEESAETQAVDGDGTAKKKKRKRAVEEEEEEVVVVVEEKKSKKDKKKKKKKDLD